ACAGAGCAAATTaagattatcatattttttacacTTCTCACATTTTTCATTGTCCATTCagattttcagttttaaatcattttcataagaGAGTTCAAGTTTATTGGGGTTATTTGGTGGAGAAAGGGAGAGAATAAGAGATGCAACAAATATTGTTGGTTCTTTTGTAAAACATGTTCTTTTGAATCCCTAATTATAAAATAGGGtaagttgaatttttttaaataggacGAAATTGTTAGGACTCATGATAAAATTTAGATCGAAATTGTTATGAGTGTGActgatttctttttttcttttttttttttaaagtaaagtcGTTAAGACTCCTATCAGTTTctgtatttcaaaaaaaatacaGAACTGAAGTCATCATGAGTCATATCAACTTCAGTACAAcatacaaaactaaaattattatgaGTCCTGACTATTTCTTTAAATACTGAAATATTCATAACTCATGACGACTTTAGTTTTTTGATATACAAAGGAAATTGATAAAATTCATGATGACTTGTTTGAATGTCGCATGAGTCCTaacgatttaaaaaaaaaaatcaactaatCTTATTTTACGATTACCAATTCAAAACGaccctattttaaaaaaagaaaaatcaaatattgttaCTAGTTTTACTTCAATCCACTAAATATTGTTTTTCCTTGCAGAAGGGACCATATCCCGGTAGCGTTAATTAAGGAGGATGTTATTAGAATAAGAAGTAAGTGATTATCACTCATCATTAAGACATGAATGGTAGTTACTTACATCACACTCATTTAGACTATGCgagagagataaaaaatagtagGTGTAGGTGATTAATTAATAGGGTTTCCACCTTGGCTTTAGTGTAGAGACAGACTAAGTTCACGTTGTTCAATAATGGATTATAATTAGCACAACctcaatcaaattaattaatcttCTCTTGTTTCTGTTAGATTTAATAGCAGTGCTCTAGGAATCTTGTAAATGGCATGCCTCGTGCATTCCCTTAACCACCACAATAGTTTATGACAACAAACCTTTGATTGAGGTTTTCTGCTACTGTTGTGGTCGGTGCCTGAAACCTCAGTTCCACGAAGCTTCATCCtctttacacacacacacactctgtAACACCACTACCTTCCAAAATTTGCAGTTACACTTACCATCACACCATAAAAGATTAAGGAAAAAAGACACAACAAAAGGAAATGTATTGGTTAGAGTGTAAGTTGAAGGTGACGTGCATGCACTAGGCTATATCGTcgcttttacttttattttttctttagtttatatcatgaaaaagaaaaaagacgtATTCTGATATAATGAAAACAGGGGGCGATCGGGGGGGTGAGATCTGATCACCGAAATATGTACGTAGACTTGACGGGTGGTCTAATTTTCACACGCTTTCACCAAAATTTTGTGATCcattaattgtttgattttttatttctcgTTATAGACAAAGACCGTTGAAGCATATATGAATGGAGGTGAATAGTTTGATGAATGATGAGTTGTAGCCATCAGTACCAAATTTCCTTTCATGAAAAAAGGACATGCAAATATCTGTCATGAAAGGACCCAAATATCACATCAAGGTTGCCCCATGCCcttcaattatatatatcaaaCAGGAAACGTAGCTACCATGCTACGTAGGATGACCTAATTAATGCTACCTCGCTCCacattttaactataaaataataataataataatattaatattaatattaatatatggaGATAATGGAAGAAATATGCCTTCCACCTACACCTTAGGTAAgttacaaattaatattaattcctTCGAAGTTTTGTGAATGTAACTCGAGTTGAATATCTTTTAGTCTCTTATTCATgaaattcttttctttttaaaatttttatactttgttttcaaattttaaaactaaatgaatataatcattTGAGGTgttaaacatgttttatattagaatttgagttatttatattgtttgaaaaaattagattaataCTATTAGAATTTGTAATATTTCGTGGgtttttttctacaaatttgctataaaattttgcaagatttttttttcttttatttttcatacgaattttaattgaaatgtaatatttttatgggtaattatttcttacaaaattataaaatttacaagtattttttaaaaattttctatgaaaaatattttgtaaaaaaatcgGTGAAAAATTCTGACAAATcattattcataacaaaatttacaagtgtttctttagaaaaaaattcaaaaaaaaattgacggtgtatgtgtttttttagtagtgtaaaaggactgtattaattatttttaaaagtcatGGATCAAAATGTGTCAAAGTTTCAAACAtatatgaatttcaattttacgacaaaatttagagactaaaaatatatttaatccgaTATAAACGTATACAAATACACTAAAGATTATCACTTAACTATGATTTAAGGTTAAAATAAgagtttaatgtttttttttattagagtaCCGgtcttttttatgtatattaaacttttgtatttttgttaaaatactcCTTGTGTTCTATTTgtttaagacattttttttatgataaaagatataTTGATGATCATTTGTTTGTGGTGAAAGCTGTAAGTTGCATACAAATTTGAAGCAACGatatattctttatatataatatttagtaTAAAACAATCTTATCTTACAAATTTAGTTGAGAAAAGAACATTGGTTTAGAAATGCAAATTCTTGATAATTGATGTAGCCTTTTAGTTTTTAAGAAGACACCGCCGTACGTATATACGTACTTTTCCAATGCAATACGTAACGATAAGTGTTTctcttttttaaaaagaatacttTGAAATCTGAACATTATGACCCTGAGATTCTGTTGGTAAACATGGTTACCCTTGAACGCGGATTTCATAGATTAAATAGGAAAGGATTAAGGGCCTTAATTAGCCctttaattttggtttaatatgttttcatatatactttatttttttgtctcttaTCGGTGAACTAGTTTCTTGTCAGATgctaattaatatttatctatttcttCGTAACCTTTTGTACAGTTGATCACACTACTTCCCATGGCACCTTCTGGATCTAAATTAATATTGTTTGATCAACCAAGGTCTCAGTTTATGGGAaatgattttttgtttcttctgttTATTTAATTGCTACAGagaaataataatactttagtACGTAGAGGTAGAAgtaaactttttattatattcaaacatTTTACCATTACTAATTAAATCCCCTTTTGCATGCACACATTTAATGGCTTACCTACttattattctaaattattatttcaatttcctCATTCAATATTttgataggaaaaaaaaatgtattatctGTGTTCCGTACAAAACTAGTAGTATACgttttaataaatacgggtgaATTAATTAAAAGGCAATTTGAAGCATCTATCGTCTAATTTTAGTATATACAGCTCATAGATACTTTGAATTATTTTGAACTTATCTTTTTGAGTGTAACCTAAATTAATTAACGTAGCTAGAACCCACATTGCAaacaaaatacttaaattattcttttctgCATGTTATCAATTTCCATGCAAATATTTGACTGCATATATGTATATACCAACCTAGTCAAAATAAAGCAGCATGAATATTAATCACATGGGCTTAATCTTCCTATTAAACCAAGATAAAATGGAAGGTGAAAACTAATAAGAAACTAAGAGTTTAATCATCAATTAGGATCCTTAATCAAACTTGCCAAAATTTCCTACCACAGTCACTATATATAGTTCTTATTAAAGCAACACATGGCGGCTAGCCACAACACCACACACAAGTTAATTACAAATACAAGAAAGCCAACCCCAccatgtgatatatatatatatatatatatatatatatatatattcaaacccCAAAAAAATTGAAGTCACAAACCAAGGGCATCTAGGTCAATTTGAATCCACCAAGTTCCATAATTATTAACtacaacatcatcatcatcaaccaCCATCATTATTAAATTCTCCTTTTGCATCACAAGTAGGTTGTTGCTATATATACACAATTCATACACCACCTCCTTCCCTTGTTCAAACAATTCTCCAACATTCAAAGCTACACATAATTTTAGCCAAAGGCTTGAAAGGTTTAGataccttcttttttttctgatcAGGATTCAAAGTTGAAACCGTAGATCAGTTTTAGTTTCCTCTAATTTTAATTCAGagatatatagagagagagagcaacaaTGGGAAATAGCTTAAGGTGTTGTTTGGCTTGTGTTCTTCCATGTGGGGCACTGGACTTGATTCGAATAGTGCATTTGAACGGCTATGTGGAAGAGATTACACGTTCGATCACAGCTGGAGAGGTTCTCAAAGCAAACCCTAACCATGTTCTTAGCAAACCTAGCTCTCAGGGAGTTGTTCGCCGGATTTTGATCCTCTCGCCGGAGACCGAGCTCAAAAGGGGCAGCATCTACTTCTTGATCCCGGAATCTTCGCTGCCGGAGAATAAACGACACGCCGGAAAAGGAAGCATTGGCGGCGGTGATGGTGATGTCAAAAAGAAAGCATCAACGAGGAAGAACAACAAGGGTGATGGTGATGATTTTCCGTCACGGTCACTCAAAGCCTCTCACAAAGAGAAAAAATCGTTATGCCGTGATCGCCGGAAAGGTCGCATTGGAATATGGAAACCTCATTTGGAGAGTATATCGGAAGACTAGTCCGGTTTGTGTTATCCGCCGGTGGCCGGAATCCGACATCGCCGGAAAatgcagagaaaaaaaaattgttcaattattaaaatatataggaACAGAAACTTTTTTCTCCTTGTTTTATAAATGTATGTGGGAATTTGATTTtgtggataaaaaaatttaccttGCTTTCAAATTGTTTTGCTGAGTTGAGTTTGATcacattttaatttgttttgcttTTCAACAATAaggtaaaagaagaagaaaaagaagttaCCAAGAGTGAAGATTTCAAGATTGTACCAAACGATTTCCAACCTCAAATTCATGCAAatatctttatttctttatatttatttatatttatttataaaaggaaaatgtgtGTTTAACTAAAATTTGTACCCCACAATTGGAAACCCTTGCAAGCTTATCTATTTGTCTTAAGTGGCTTGACGAAATAAAACTCTTAATTCAAGAGTGGTTTCGATCGTTTTCTAAGCAAACTATAATTGTGACATCTAACACTAATTATCTAAAATAGTTCTGAATTGCCAATTTTTCAACGATAAAACGAAGTCTAATTTTTGATAATTAAGAGGAGCATGCACGTTAGCCACATTTATGTGTACTAAAGGAATCTATTATCTATCCACATATTATATAGAAGAGAAACTAAAGAAGAGGGTATTAAGTTGACATTATTgtcatttcaattatatattaattaccaACATTGTTTGTTGGTCTATAGTGATCGTATTAATATTCCAACTTAATTAAGGCTATGAGCTGTAACTATATTATTTGAACAATCTAAGTATAccaataattagtttttttggCTCTTGTACAGAAGTCAAGGAAAaacattaacataaaaaaaaatatagctaTTTTTCAGGCAAGGGAGGGAATTTCGGATAACAACTTATTAAATTCTTAACAAAAGTATGTTTCAAAATTAAGGTTAATGATTGCAAGTCCTTCTCTCCTATCTTCTTTAAAGATACATTTTACGGGTTAATTATCCGAGTAATAATGAATGAATTGAATTATTGTTGTTAAACactagaagaaaaaatattttagcggaggtttattttttatattacacaaGATTAAAACTTCCgctaaatcatttttatatgaTGTTACAATACAATTTCTCTATTAAACCATGTTTTGAGAATGTGTTTATCAAATTTCTTTCGAACCctaaaaaaaactaatcaaTTGTCAGAAATTTGTATCCTTCAGTATCTAAGAGAgggttaaatatgcttttagtcccttaactttcagtaaattttggaattaatctatttcgaaattttgaaccaatttagtcattcatctttcaaaattcgtggatttagtccttttaatcaaattttgttaggtttatttgatgtttcgtatgtATTTCAGGAttttatttgagttgtttatattatttgacacatttttgttttcatgttaagtcaaatactattatgaaaagtacttgaaatgtcaaataaacttaacaaaatttgattaaaatgactaaatccacgaatttcgaaagatgaaggactaaattagttcaaagttccgaaatagattaatttcaaaatttacttaaagttaagggacaaaaacatatttaactcttttacGGAGGTTTTAAAACTCTTGTCGAATTCTGTGAGTTTAAAAACTCTGGTTAACAATTTCTTCAAACAATTTATGGGTTAATCTTGCAATGTGAGTGTGAGGGTTTTTAAGTATAAATGAGAAGAAAATTACAAGATTTGGCATGAAattaagaagaaagaagaagaaggaaacatTATGCATGAGGTGGGGAATGGTGGGTGCTTGAGGAATTAACATGACCACATATGTAAGATATAAGGTATGATTTGAAAAAAAGGAGTAAACGTGGGGAAGCTTATTTTGTTGTGTTGCAAGAGATGTAGTTCTGAAATAGCGACATGTTCACGCTACATATGATAAAGAAACAAAAGCTAACAAGCTGGCATATACATCTTccttaacttaatgtttttGGTATTAATTACTGAGTTGTTCACATGGATTCTCCTCTCTTCTCTCCCATGCTAACAATACTATATATACTAAAGGGACAATTCTTTGCACATCCCTTTGTCAGTCCAactcatgcatatatatatatatatatatatattatactattttCTTTCGACCATCCACCTACTTTGCTTTCACTCCACCATATCATATAGGTAGATCCATCCACATATATGTTTTTCTCAATTCAAACCCAAATTAACTCATTCTTTCTATTGCTAGTTTACCCTTTTACAAATCaaatagtttaatttataatttctcaTTTCAATAAAGTTTGTGACTTATTGGAATTTCTCAACATGTACCTTATCCTAAAAAAGAAAAGTctcaaattttttctttatgattATTCACTTTGATGTATGAGGTCCATCTAAAGCTAAAATGTTAGGCAATTCGATGTGGTTTGTAACATTTATTAATGATTGCACTTGAATAACTTAGTTATGTTCAATGAAGTCTAAATGTGAAGTTGGAGGActgtttcaaaaaatttacaaaattattgaaaCTCATTACAAAGCACAAGTTTAGGTATTGTGTAGTGGCAATAGAGGAAAATATATGCTATCGAAACTTTCacatttttaagtattcaaatgAATTGTTTATCAAAGATCTTGACCAAATACTCCACAATAAGATGGGGTGGTAGAATAAAAGAATTATCATCTACTAAATGTATCTAACATGCACTGATTGAAGTTCATATTGAGCAATATATTGGGAGAAGCTATCACATATGTAGTACACTCTATCAATCGAACACCGTCTAGGTCTCTTGAGTATAAAGCACACAAGAAATGTGAGATACTTTAGCCTTGGCTCATAAGGGATCTAAAGATGtaagaaaaagtaaattaacCATTTTGAGgtattaatatgaaaattttactaTAGAATAAAATGAGTCAATAGAAtcaatttaagttattttttagcttaactctttttttttatgttagatTATActtctttattaaaattttacttgAAAGTTATATTGTAtttggatttatttttttatttatttcaagttTTGGTTTGAGCCAAAAtcattcttttaagaaaatatccAAAATTTGCGTTGTAACTAGCTAGATCtaacataattttttgtagAGATTAAGGTTCAATATAAATTGATGTCATCCACGTCCACGTCAAAGTGTACCTGATATAAAAAGCCAAAAATATTTGAcgtaaaatgattattttgtgATGATGGTAGGGAGATTGCACCTAAATCTTAAACCctaagaaaaactaatttaaattacgtgcaatgaaaaaactaaatttagacAAATGATTTTTGAACCTAGTCAAAGTTTGTAGCTTAGACTACTCTTTCAAAGATTTAGGGTATGTACATACACATCTCCTTCAATTGAATTATGTGATAATAAAATTGCATTGCTAATAACTTTATCCAACATCATTGTGTGAAATtccaatataattttattagtcGACTCTAATACGACAcaaaaaaggttaatttcttaACCATACTTAAAAAgcaaagtttttttaaaatgattttagttGTTAGTTAGCCAACTCTAAGTTGAAgctaactattttttgttttctaaataaataaatatgtgataGTGTCATATTAATGTTGCTTAGttgatgttaattttatttattttattatttatttaagttaaagTTTATTAAGTCAACAccaatgtaatatatttttaatatttatttaagttagtaCCGACTcaaagttattttatattttatgaattcatGCACCTTAGTGACGATAAAtagaaattgttttaattttttttaatctaaagtcccatatttaaatacaataaatatctTCACTCACAAATTCTCTATACAAAAATTCTCACATCCATCTTCATCCACACTCATAAATCTTCTCACATTCAATGGTGGACCTTAAGCATGATAGAGGGgcccaatttatttatttattttttaacttttagatgttacatattaaatttgtttaaaatttgttaaaattttttaaagtttgttaaaaattttaaatcatatacaccatgatgaaaattaaattaagtatatttttatttttttataaaacatgaaagttaatattaataaataataaaatataataaagaataaaatatttattaatatattttttttcttgttttttaagtttttccATTGtacacatttttcattttaacattttttttgtttttaaaaaaaaaaacgttagaCACAAATTCActatttttattctcatttcTCATATGCTTTattctatttttgaaaaaaaaatgtatcgcTTCGGTGAATCACTTGAGCCCTGATACATTTTCGGTGCCATGGAGCTAGACCAGTGAGCTATTACGCTTTCTTCAAAGGATGGCTGCTTCCAAGCTCACCTCCTGGTTGTCATCCCTCGATCACTTCCTTCTCCACTAAGTGATTGCTTAGGGACCTTAGTGAGCGTACGATCTGGGTTGTTTCCCTTTTGTCTCATTtattagtgaaatattagtttaatagttagcattttgtttttatttcttgattttttgtatattcattttttatgaatgtagaagaaaaaataatatatttcatgtgttttttcataactagtttttaattatgatttgattattagaatttttttagtaattatttatcTAAGTTCTcaattagattatgataaattatttttaaaatttaaattaaaaaaattatattagtgtaaaataaatgaataaatttatatttttaaaaagtaataaaaaggaAGTTATAAGTGAAGATAGAAACAAGAAGACTCAACTTCCTTACCTATTTCGAAGCATAGTATTGAAGATTCAATTAGAAAAATGGAAGTGAAGAGTTTGACATTAATTACccatatcaaatacaacttaaaaattataaattttgaatatattattttggtccctTACAACTATTAAGATTTGTCAGTGCTCACATTCATCTTTTTTACTTTCGGTGATCCCCTTCGTCCACACACATCTATTTCAATGACGGTCATCTTCTTCATCCTCACACATCTCCTTCTCTCATAGTCATTTTGATCATCCACACATCTTCACTTACACTCACCTCCTTCGTTCACATTCATCTCCTTTATCAACtacaacattttctttttacttttctgtttgtattttattttattgaagatGGAGATCTCATATAGgaaactttcttttttaaacGATGTCATTAGTGTCGGTCAAACGGACACAAATtgaattagtaataaaataagttttatttaccGTGTACTTAacatgttaataaaattttattataaaaattatttaatttaacgcAACTTCACCGACACTAAATTATTTCacttagaaattaatttaaaaatcagtGATGATTAACTGTTATAATTTAAGTCACATGCATGTATGACGCAAAAAATTCTAAGTTgtattttatatctatttatctattttaatcttttaactatttattaaattagCGATGAAGTAATGTTCTATGCTTTTAGCTTATTTTCCACATCCTAAACTATTCTCAAAGTTTTAAGTTGTATTTGATACCTTTTTATCTAGTTTAAAGCTTGAGCTATCCTATGTTGTGAAAGGAGTTTCTTAAGTTTTCAAACACATGATGAGTTCCTAGTAAAATGCAAGCAAACCATTATCGCAAAGACTTAAAAATGTTGAGAATATGTTTAATCTATATATGACAAATACCTTGTAAAGTTtgttttttgttcctttttttcAAAACCACCTTGGTTGTTCTTGTATGACCAAAAATGAACATGTAAAATCTGATGTGGCTAAGAGGTTTCCAAGTGGACCAAGCTCAGGAAGTTCACACCACTCTGTCAAGCCTAGTGTACATGGAGAGTCTTTCACATGATGCTTACCAACTATGATCAAACTAAAGAGTTTCTCTATTCTTAGAATAGCTTTTGTTGTATCTGCTCCATCTTCCACAACCTCTTCCTTGAACGTTACTTTGCCTTCAAGGCAACTACTATAACGTATTTGTTCCCTCAAGTCAATGTAAGGGTTCTTCGTTTTCCTTGATTTGCTTTGCGTGTTAACCCTAACCCAAAACACTGTGAGTCTCATATTTGGATGTTGAGCCATACGTAAACTAAAAGACAATGCCTCTTGGTCATCACCTCCACCCAAGTAGATCATTGCAATTTCACAGATT
This portion of the Vigna unguiculata cultivar IT97K-499-35 chromosome 6, ASM411807v1, whole genome shotgun sequence genome encodes:
- the LOC114187397 gene encoding uncharacterized protein LOC114187397; the protein is MGNSLRCCLACVLPCGALDLIRIVHLNGYVEEITRSITAGEVLKANPNHVLSKPSSQGVVRRILILSPETELKRGSIYFLIPESSLPENKRHAGKGSIGGGDGDVKKKASTRKNNKGDGDDFPSRSLKASHKEKKSLCRDRRKGRIGIWKPHLESISED